TTGTTCAATAAAAAAATCCTGCCTCTATGTTTCAAAAAGTCTGTGATACTATAAGTTTTGCCGCCTGTTCCGCTGGGGGAAAAGAGTTCAATCGCGGCAATGTCTTTCAATGCTATCATCGCGGAGGTGTATATGCTTAAGAACGTCCGGTCGTCTTTGTTGACACTTTTGAGTTCCATAAGTTTTTGTTTCGCATTCAAGATTGTGTCGGATGAAGAAATAGTGTTTTTCAATAACGATATTGCGCTGTCCGCCCAAAAACGGTCGCTACCGCCGCTGCCCGTATGATAGTTTTCTATTGCCGTTGAAACCAGTGCGTGTAGTAACTGCGGGTATTTTTTGAAGTCGTCCCACAAGGACCATTTACAGCTTCGCGTGTCATAAGGGGCGAAGATTAGGTCAGTCCCTGGGTTGTAGTACGTGCGTAACCACTCGCCTTTGGGGTCGTGGATCAAAATCGGGATGTTGGGGTATTGTTTTATCAGGCCGTCATGGATTATGCGCATTAACCGGGATTTACCGGTGCCCATGTCGCCGATGATCGTGGTGGTACGTGCCAGCCGGTTGTAGGGAACCACAACGCCGCTCATGTAGTCCGGTGCGAAGTAGCGGATGGTTTCGTGCAATATGTTTCTGTTATAACTGCCTACAACAATACCGGTGCCGGTCAGGGGTGTGAATACCGGGGAGTATTTCGCGTATTTTTTTAACAATCCCGTAAGTTTTGTGGATTTAAGTACCGGGCTTAGGATTAATATCAAGAATGAAAGGATAAAACTTATTGCTGATAAGTAGTAATACAACGGGTGAAATATTATGTCGTACAGGTTGGTTATTGTTGCGTTACCAAAATATTTTGTGTGGTTTACAGGGAATACGTATTTGTTGAAGTAGTATGCGAAGTAAACTAAGCATAGATATATTACGAACTGGATAAACGCTATCTTTGGCCGGGCGGGTTTTAAAATGTAGTACACAAAAAAGTGGAATACGTAAATAAAACAAACTAAGAATACTGTAATATGTACTACCGTGGGTAAGCGGGAGTAGTGGTTTATCAGCCATGGGATAACGGTGTTTAACTGCATAATGTCAGTACTCAACCCTATCAACGATATACACTACTACCGGCGTGCCTTTCTTAACCGTTACTGAGTATGTTGGTTTGTAAGAAAGGTCTCTCGCGGAGTCCGCAGTTAGTTCTTTGATAATAGGTTTCGCAATACCCGGGACTGCAATGTTCGCTGCGGTCTCTAACAATATTTTGGCGGGTAATATTTCCTGGTACTTCTTCACCACCCCGGGGATGCCCAGAGATCCGTCGGTGTTAAGCGTTAATGCGTTAATCTTTAATTCCTGCCCGTTGGGGAAAACTGTGGTATGAAAAAAAATGTTTACCCTGTCATCAGATTTCAGTATAGATGCGTACCCTATAATCTTGCTGTGTTTCGGGAGTATGATTTTGTCAAGGTAGATAACGTCGTACTCAATCTCGGCAATCACGGGGCTTTCTATGTTATAAGAGAAAATAGCGGTTTGTAACACAGCGTCGAACATATAACCTGTATGCATAAAGTATTTCATTTTGGTTTGCACTGTGTTTGTCATGCCAGTCCAGGGTTCTATCCCTGCGGAGACTGTGCTTACTGCCAGTAACAAAACTATTTTAAAGAGAACGAAACGTTTATACATCTTTGTTTACCTCCTGATTCATAAACGGTTAATACCAAGTTGCCCGTATATTTAAGTACTGCAAAACCGGTACAGTCGCTATCCGGTTGGACAAACGTATCTACAAACATGTTTGCGGGGATAGGGTTGGCGGCAGTGTCCGCCAGTGAGACTGATGATATAAAGAAGTAGGTAGGGGTGGGGTTGCTTAGCCTGAATTTAATTATGGTTTTGTCTTCAAACGGGGTTTTGGATATAACGGATAAAAGAATGTCCTTGCCGGATTTTAGGTCATTATAAAAGTATGTTTTGTCGTTATCCTTTAAGTACCGTGCTAAAGATTGGCTGGTAAGGGGTGCCGGTAGTGCGGTTTTGGGTGCGGGTTTTGGTGGTTCTACTGGTTTTGCCGGTTTTTGGGTTAATATTTTTAGTAACGGTTTTGCTGAAGGTTTAACCTCTTGCTCTTTTTTTTGGGTGTCCGGGGGGAGATTAGTTTGTTTTGGGAGTACCATTTGTTGCGCTAACATTGTTTCTGTTACCAGTATAAAATCTGCGTTTGTCCTGGAGGTAATAACGTTAGCGATGAACTTGTCCGGGGCGGGGAGCGAGGTGTATACGTTAAACTCCGGTAAGCGAGTTTTCTCCGGGGTTATGCTGAACTCCGGAGGGTTTACCTGTGTGGATGTGCTGGTGCCTGTACAAAAGATTGTGTGTGAACCTATCGGGGTGTACACAAAGCCTGTGGGTTCAATAAAAAAAAGGAGGTATAGGGTTAAGAGTACTGATATAACGATAAAGTTTAGGTATTTCACAATTATTTGTCTTTAAAGATTGTTTCGTTATAGTAATCAACAAGTACGCCCCAGGGGGTTTCGAGGGTACGCGGAACTTTTTTGTAAACTAAGTCGGTTTCAAACACTATGTCTTTACTAAAACTTGGGTTAAGGTATGACGTTACTTCCCTGTACCCTTTAACTTTTACGGATACTACGTATTTTGAATCTTTTACGATATCAATTTTTGAGAGCACAACTTTTGTTTTGTACTGCGACTGCGTTATCTGGTCAACCACAGTATTCGCAGCAAGGTAGGTGTCCATCTTTTTCTGGCAGTCCGGTGTCATTAACTTAAACGCTTTCTTAAAGTTTTCCATGTACGTGTAATAATCGTATGCCGTGAACTGGTCAATAAAGGTTTGGGTGAAGTTCGAGAGTTCGGGGACGGTAATACTTACCTGCGATTCCCAGTTTTTAACCGCCTGGGGTTGCCCAAGTTTGTCTACTGTAATTACTAAAGGCGGTTTATTATTGCTTTGTCTCAACAACAGTACGAGCCCTGTGATAATAAATAATAGGATTATGATTATGGTTTTCAGGAAGTTTAGCATGTTAAGGGTGTCACCCCATACTTCATAGTATTTTCGCGAGGTTGTATTCATCGTTTTGCTGATCCTTTATCCGGCGGTTTTGCCGGGCGTGATTTTCCGATATTACCCAATGCCGAGCCTATTGCTTTGCCTGTATTCCTGAAACTGTCACTGACATAAGATTGGAGTGTTACCGGTACTTTCGTACCGTTGGAGGTAACCATGTCTTTAACCCGTAACGCGCCAAATTTTGAGAATGCGAACCCCGTAAGCCCGATAACCGCGGTACCTAGTGTACTGACTGTTTGCCCGGATAGCAGGTTCGCGGTGAATACCGGTGTCAAAACAAACATGGCAATCATGCAGATCGAGAATACAATAGTGAGTAACGGGTCGCCGCTTTGCAGTATGGCTACGGTGTTAAACGATAAGTATGCTGTCTGCATAATGCGGAGTATCACAATCCAAAAGGATACCTGGAACGTGCTTAATAACCATCCACCGAAGAAGCCCGAAGTTGGTTTCCACAGGTAAAATGATATGCATATCGGGCCGGTGATGTATAAAACCAGTAAGAAAATAAAACGTATGAAGTTAAAGATTTCTTCAATCGCTATGCTTACTAACAAAACTATGTTCATCACAAATGTTGTTATGTTTATCGAGAGGAACGAGCCCGGGGCGGAGTCTGTCTTTGCAAGGTTAACCGCGACGGTCATAAACTCAAACCATTTGTCGGTGCTTAATATACACATCGCGGATAGTTCACAGAACGATATTATTTTTCTGAACAGGTACCGGTAAACAAGTAAGCAAAAAAAGGTTAGTACCGAGTTCCAAAGGACGGATTTTAGGTTTGACTTACCGTCGGAGATAAGGTTTGCTTGTTCCGTCAGTAATGATACAACAAAAACTAGTGAGAATATCATCACAGATATTCCCCAGGTTATGCCGATAACCGGGGTGCCGGCTTCCGGGACTTTTAAAACGTCAATAATGTACGCGGGGGTTTGCATAGAGTTATCTCCCCCCTCCTATTTTAATGTTTGAAGGATGTTCAATCCTGGGGGTTTCACCCAGCATGTTCTGCGCTTGGTTCTCACGGCTGGTGTTTGAGTATAACTGTTTGCGTGTATTGATAAGTGTTTGCGCGGTGCTGTATACCTGCTGTTGCTGCTGGTACAAAAATTGTTTGTACGAAAGGTCGCGTTTGTCCTGGTCTATCTGCCCTTCAAAAAGTTTTAGGAGTGTGTAGTTAAGGTTCTGCAGGAGTTTGGCGTTCATGAGCTCCATTTGTACCTTCGCTACTTCAACGTCTTCTTTTTTGCCGGATTTAAGTTTTGTGCCGATACTTTCTATCTCACGGTAGTTATTCGCGATCCCTGCGCTGGTTGCTGATTTATAGGTTTCATTTGCTTCAATCTTTTCTTCCCTGTTCTTTTGGTCCCACAAATTGTAGTTCGCATAGGCTTCAAGTTTGGTGGATGCTGATTTAATCTTCTTTGATAATTCTGTACTGTTCATCTGTGCGGCTACGGCTGAGCTTACGTTTTGGCTGAAGCTAAGGGTTTTGTCCCTATACGCTTTCCACCCGTCGGTTTGGTTAGCGTACCAGCTATTGCCCGAGAATACGCGTGAGTCAATGTCTTTGTTGTACTTAGCTACGGGGTCGGTAAGCGTATTCGCGAACTCTGTGCTCCACTGGTTAAAGTAACCATAAGGGTTTTCGTTGAAACTGCGCATTTCGTCATAAAACTTAACACTATCGTCGTAGTTGCGTTTAAGCGTTGCGGCGGACTCTATGGTTTGCGCTATCATTGTTTTACGGAAAAGTTCTTCATTAACCTCGTTTACCTGTTTTGCCGCCCAGGAGACTGCGTCTAAGATAACGTCAAGGACGATACAGTACCCGCTTTGTGCGGATAATAAAACTATTAATGTTGTTAATACTGCAATTATTTTCATATTATGCCAGCCTTATAATTTTGTTCTGCCAGGATTTTAAGGATTTCAAGGGCCGGTAAGCCCGGGTTATGCGAACGCACTTCCTGTTCTTTCTGATAATCTTCAGGGTCGGTGGTGCAGATCCAGTAGTCGGAGTTCGGGACTAAGATATTCAATACCCGTGTTTTATCCATGGATTTAACCATAATCTCGGAGTATTTACCCCGGACTGATGATAGTGATTTCACAAGGTTTACCTCCTGGGTGTTTAACCCGAACTTTATCAAAAGTTCGTGGCCTTTCTGTAACTTCAATATATATTTTGTGTACGAGTTCGCAAGTACTGCTGAGGCTGACTTACTGGAAAGAAAGTCGTCCGGGCTTTGGGAGACTGACAGGATTGATGCGTTAAACTTCCTGGCTGTGCGGTAAAGGTTTTCTATGAGTTGCGCAGAGGTCGGGTCGTTGAATAATTGCCAGCATTCGTCAAACACTATCATCTTGCGTAAGGATTTATCATAGAGTTTCTGCCAGATAGTGTTCTGTATCAAAAACAGGACGACGGATTGTAACTCCTTTTGTTCCTGAAGTTTCTGAAGGTCAAACACTACCATCCGGGATTTTGGTTCAAGCGTTGCCCTGCGGTTGAGCATCTTGCCTTTAACCCCGGAGGACCATTCTTCGAGGTTGCTGACAAAGTGTTTGGCAATAGCCGCCGCGCCGTCATCCGCTGAAACCCGTACGGGCGTATAGTTGTCAAGCTGGAAAAGCAGGTCCGAGAGTATAGGGATGTTGTCCACACAGCATTTGTAGGTGTTGACTATAGAGCGTTCCAAGACAAAGGATTCCTGACCGGTAAGCGTGTCTTTCTTTAATAATTTTTGGATCAATAGTTTGAGGTACGCTATAACATCAGCGTCAATTTCAAATTGTTCAAAGTCGTAGTTGGTAACCGCG
This is a stretch of genomic DNA from Elusimicrobiota bacterium. It encodes these proteins:
- a CDS encoding VirB8/TrbF family protein, which translates into the protein MNTTSRKYYEVWGDTLNMLNFLKTIIIILLFIITGLVLLLRQSNNKPPLVITVDKLGQPQAVKNWESQVSITVPELSNFTQTFIDQFTAYDYYTYMENFKKAFKLMTPDCQKKMDTYLAANTVVDQITQSQYKTKVVLSKIDIVKDSKYVVSVKVKGYREVTSYLNPSFSKDIVFETDLVYKKVPRTLETPWGVLVDYYNETIFKDK
- a CDS encoding type IV secretion system DNA-binding domain-containing protein, producing MQLNTVIPWLINHYSRLPTVVHITVFLVCFIYVFHFFVYYILKPARPKIAFIQFVIYLCLVYFAYYFNKYVFPVNHTKYFGNATITNLYDIIFHPLYYYLSAISFILSFLILILSPVLKSTKLTGLLKKYAKYSPVFTPLTGTGIVVGSYNRNILHETIRYFAPDYMSGVVVPYNRLARTTTIIGDMGTGKSRLMRIIHDGLIKQYPNIPILIHDPKGEWLRTYYNPGTDLIFAPYDTRSCKWSLWDDFKKYPQLLHALVSTAIENYHTGSGGSDRFWADSAISLLKNTISSSDTILNAKQKLMELKSVNKDDRTFLSIYTSAMIALKDIAAIELFSPSGTGGKTYSITDFLKHRGRIFLLNNPVCSAEQHGTLSLMLTAFILHAISQPDVSDEDKINFSAFIDEALTFKLPKDVETAVFSQCRSKGLALIVSAQRIPDPQRREYSGWSWQSTNFFLMRVTDLYTRQNFSERAGKILYDDTHKSYTTSSRKLLDLPTNQSTSSMNEKQRQVLLPEDVGRLKNREFVLFHEHGISPGKVKDVLGGQSDIPTLDYHHRTDVNEFMDGL
- a CDS encoding TrbI/VirB10 family protein, coding for MYKRFVLFKIVLLLAVSTVSAGIEPWTGMTNTVQTKMKYFMHTGYMFDAVLQTAIFSYNIESPVIAEIEYDVIYLDKIILPKHSKIIGYASILKSDDRVNIFFHTTVFPNGQELKINALTLNTDGSLGIPGVVKKYQEILPAKILLETAANIAVPGIAKPIIKELTADSARDLSYKPTYSVTVKKGTPVVVYIVDRVEY